A DNA window from Camelina sativa cultivar DH55 chromosome 13, Cs, whole genome shotgun sequence contains the following coding sequences:
- the LOC104736086 gene encoding uncharacterized protein LOC104736086, producing MSGGTPVGGGGYIRQRHSQGYASGGDDLEDDACSRPQPFALESPRSKTWVEILENVLWIASAVFIVYFGDRHSNMIHILLHDARIKRMPLYFGMLGIAVNIVIIIYESMLSWSMRRFDEKWELWSISALPFITLLGLISFGLLSFALWPIWSFLTLPLLFTLFMACLVVFPHLMIIKFRPQYEELRID from the exons ATGTCTGGTGGAACTCCggttggtggtggtggctaCATTAGGCAAAGACATAGCCAAGGTTATGCATCTGGTGGTGATGATCTTGAGGACGATGCTTGCTCTAGGCCACAGCCTTTTGCGTTGGAGAGTCCTAGAAGTAAAACTTGGGTTGAGATTTTGGAGAATGTGCTTTGGATTGCTTCTGCTGTCTTCATTGTCTATTTTGGAGACAGGCACTCTAATATGATACACATTCTTCTACATGATGCTCGGATCAAAAG GATGCCTTTGTATTTCGGGATGTTGGGAATAGCTGTGAACATTGTGATCATAATCTACGAAAGCATGTTATCTTGGAGCATGAGAAGGTTCGATGAGAAATGGGAACTGTGGAGTATATCTGCTCTGCCTTTCATCACCCTACTCGGCCTCATTTCATTTGGCCT GCTCTCCTTTGCTCTGTGGCCTATATGGAGCTTCTtgactcttcctcttctg tTCACATTGTTCATGGCATGCCTAGTTGTGTTCCCACATCTCATGATCATAAAATTCAGGCCTCAATACGAGGAACTTCGGATAGATTGA
- the LOC104736087 gene encoding uncharacterized protein LOC104736087: protein MGHVMRLLINSPSSPLLQLRYHRTLDPNSVFSLRTSIAKSSKGRFSCLFSGGSQREDQARKALESALGGKKNEFEMWDKEIKKREESGGGNGGNGGGGGRRWFGGGGWFGGDHFWNEAQQIAITLLAILVVYMLVAKGEVMAAFVLNPLLYALRGTREGLTSLSSKLMGRDASKVNSDKSEEMWKKEGFTAKESVVRKWGSD from the exons ATGGGACACGTAATGAGGCTGCTGATAAACTCTCCTTCTTCGCCTCTTCTCCAACTCCGATACCACCGGACTCTTGACCCAAACTCTGTCTTCTCTCTGCGAACCTCGATTGCCAAAAGCAGCAAGGGACGATTCTCTTGTCTTTTCTCCGGCGGCAGTCAGAGAGAG GACCAAGCTCGTAAAGCATTGGAAAGCGCTCTTGGTGGGAAGAAAAATGAGTTCGAGATGTGGGACAAAGAGatcaagaaaagagaagaatctgGCGGCGGAAATGGTGgcaatggaggaggaggaggacgacgTTGGTTTGGAGGTGGTGGTTGGTTCGGTGGAGATCATTTCTGGAATGAAGCTCAGCAGATTGCCATTACCCTCTTAGCAATACTTGTCGTG TATATGTTGGTTGCGAAAGGTGAAGTAATGGCTGCATTTGTGTTAAACCCGTTGTTGTATGCGTTGCGAGGAACACGAGAAGGTTTGACTTCTTTAAGCTCCAAACTCATGGGAAGAGATGCTTCGAAAGTGAACAGTGATAAATCAGAGGAGATGTGGAAGAAGGAAGGTTTCACTGCTAAAGAGAGCGTCGTTCGGAAATGGGGAAGTGACTGA